One genomic window of Geodermatophilus sp. DSM 44513 includes the following:
- a CDS encoding response regulator transcription factor, which translates to MDPEPPPDVLVVDDDEDIRVSLDRGLRLSGFRVRLAADGEAALRAVEDRAPDCIVLDVGLPGRDGIRVVDTLRRRGVPTPVCMLSARTSVDDRVTGLAAGADDYLVKPFALTELVARLRALLRRVPAAPSGGLSVGPLVVDPARRTASVAGVPVELTRREFDLAETLARNAGLVLSRERLLELVWGYDFAVDTNVVDVFVSQLRRKLEAGGTPRLVHTVRGIGFRLEAPAGPGG; encoded by the coding sequence GTGGACCCCGAGCCGCCGCCGGACGTCCTCGTCGTCGACGACGACGAGGACATCCGGGTCTCCCTGGACCGCGGCCTGCGCCTGTCCGGTTTCCGGGTGCGGCTCGCGGCGGACGGCGAGGCCGCGCTGCGCGCCGTCGAGGACCGCGCGCCCGACTGCATCGTGCTCGACGTCGGCCTGCCCGGGCGGGACGGCATCCGGGTGGTCGACACGCTGCGGCGGCGGGGCGTGCCCACCCCGGTGTGCATGCTCAGCGCCCGCACGAGCGTCGACGACCGGGTGACCGGCCTGGCCGCCGGCGCCGACGACTACCTGGTCAAGCCGTTCGCGCTCACCGAGCTGGTGGCCCGCCTGCGCGCGCTGCTGCGCCGGGTGCCCGCCGCGCCGTCCGGGGGGCTGAGCGTCGGGCCGCTGGTCGTCGACCCGGCCCGGCGCACGGCCTCGGTGGCGGGCGTCCCGGTGGAGCTCACCCGCCGCGAGTTCGACCTGGCCGAGACGCTCGCGCGCAACGCCGGCCTGGTCCTGAGCCGCGAACGGCTCCTGGAGCTGGTCTGGGGGTACGACTTCGCCGTCGACACCAACGTGGTCGACGTCTTCGTCAGCCAGCTGCGGCGCAAGCTGGAGGCCGGCGGGACCCCGCGGCTGGTGCACACCGTCCGCGGGATCGGGTTCCGGCTCGAGGCACCGGCCGGTCCCGGTGGGTGA
- a CDS encoding HAMP domain-containing sensor histidine kinase has protein sequence MALAAAVGAVVVALVVAAVVTTLLGRREVAALDRRLDLVAEAVGGRLAGPGAGTALEAELRPAAVRALADGLVLTVRPADGGVRTAGPAAAAPALPPTSGSVVVDGRDYRVRTVALPAGGVLTVGFARDATDRTLAGFRRAAALLTALAATAAAGLGWLLAGPATRPLRLLRHRTAALGPAPTQAERAALADGPVGRTAETADLVEAVQHLLDRVERARAEEARALQAARDFAAAAGHELRTPLTAMRTDLEVLAGHPDLPADQRAEVLAELRGSQARLEETLIALSHLAAGELAGGRDRAPVELTDLAAQAVAAARRSAPPGVTVDVRLPAGEVTVPGWTAGLRLAVDNLLANALRHAGGSRVELSVVAGPDRVRLVVDDDGAGLPPDEREQVFARFHRGRAATAPGSGLGLALVAQQAGLHGGRAWLEEGPLGGSRAVLELPGGHPVDGPWPHGCAAAGGARQTPCSSDASET, from the coding sequence GTGGCGCTCGCGGCCGCCGTGGGTGCGGTCGTGGTCGCGCTGGTGGTGGCGGCCGTGGTGACCACGCTGCTCGGCCGCCGCGAGGTGGCCGCGCTCGACCGGCGCCTGGACCTGGTGGCCGAGGCGGTGGGGGGCCGGCTGGCCGGCCCCGGCGCCGGCACCGCGCTCGAGGCCGAGCTGCGGCCGGCCGCGGTGCGCGCGCTCGCCGACGGTCTGGTCCTCACGGTCCGGCCGGCCGACGGCGGCGTCCGCACCGCCGGGCCGGCTGCCGCGGCGCCGGCACTGCCACCGACGTCCGGGAGCGTCGTCGTGGACGGCCGGGACTACCGGGTGCGGACCGTGGCGCTGCCGGCCGGCGGCGTGCTGACCGTCGGGTTCGCGCGGGACGCGACCGACCGCACGCTCGCCGGGTTCCGCCGGGCGGCGGCGCTGCTGACGGCACTGGCCGCCACGGCCGCGGCCGGGCTGGGCTGGCTGCTGGCCGGTCCGGCGACCCGGCCGCTGCGGCTGCTGCGGCACCGGACGGCCGCCCTCGGACCCGCTCCCACGCAAGCCGAGCGGGCGGCCCTGGCCGACGGGCCGGTGGGGCGGACCGCCGAGACCGCCGACCTGGTCGAGGCGGTGCAGCACCTGCTCGACCGCGTCGAGCGGGCCCGGGCCGAGGAGGCCCGGGCGCTGCAGGCCGCGCGGGACTTCGCCGCCGCCGCCGGGCACGAGCTGCGCACGCCGCTGACCGCGATGCGGACCGACCTGGAGGTGCTGGCCGGCCACCCCGACCTGCCCGCGGACCAGCGCGCCGAGGTGCTCGCCGAGCTGCGCGGCAGCCAGGCCCGGCTGGAGGAGACGCTGATCGCGCTGTCGCACCTGGCCGCCGGCGAGCTGGCCGGGGGGCGGGACCGCGCGCCGGTCGAGCTCACCGACCTCGCCGCGCAGGCGGTGGCCGCCGCCCGCCGCTCCGCCCCGCCCGGCGTGACCGTCGACGTGCGCCTGCCGGCCGGCGAGGTCACCGTCCCCGGCTGGACCGCCGGTCTGCGGCTCGCCGTGGACAACCTGCTCGCCAACGCCCTGCGGCACGCCGGCGGCAGCCGCGTCGAGCTCTCCGTCGTCGCCGGGCCCGACCGGGTGCGGCTCGTGGTGGACGACGACGGTGCGGGGCTGCCGCCCGACGAGCGGGAGCAGGTGTTCGCCCGCTTCCACCGGGGGCGGGCGGCGACCGCCCCCGGCTCCGGCCTGGGCCTGGCGCTGGTCGCTCAGCAGGCGGGCCTGCACGGCGGGCGCGCCTGGCTCGAGGAGGGCCCCCTGGGCGGGTCCCGGGCCGTGCTGGAGCTGCCCGGCGGCCACCCCGTCGACGGACCGTGGCCGCACGGTTGCGCGGCCGCGGGCGGGGCACGACAGACCCCGTGCAGCAGCGACGCATCGGAGACCTGA
- a CDS encoding aldo/keto reductase, whose amino-acid sequence MQQRRIGDLTVSAIGLGAMPLSTKEDRPAPDEAHAVVHAALDAGVTLIDTADAYALDESEFGHNEELVAAALASYGGDTSSVLVATKGGHTRRGTDWELDGSPGYLRTACEASLRRLGVDAIGLYQYHRPDPATPWEESMGALRQLVDDGLVQRAGISNADVAQIDVARSIVGPALVSVQNQFSPGWRSSAGELAHCAGHGLAFIPWSPFGGVSSAGSLGSAAPAFARVADELGVSVYRVTLAWHLAQADVVVPIPGASRAASIQDSAAATGVELTPEQLARLDAA is encoded by the coding sequence GTGCAGCAGCGACGCATCGGAGACCTGACCGTCAGCGCCATCGGCCTGGGGGCGATGCCCCTGTCGACCAAGGAGGACCGCCCCGCGCCGGACGAAGCCCACGCGGTGGTGCACGCCGCCCTGGACGCCGGCGTGACGCTCATCGACACCGCCGACGCATACGCGCTCGACGAGTCGGAGTTCGGCCACAACGAGGAGCTGGTCGCCGCGGCCCTGGCCTCCTACGGCGGGGACACCTCCTCGGTGCTGGTGGCCACCAAGGGCGGGCACACCCGGCGCGGCACCGACTGGGAGCTCGACGGCTCCCCCGGCTACCTGCGGACGGCGTGCGAGGCGTCGCTGCGGCGCCTCGGCGTCGACGCGATCGGCCTCTACCAGTACCACCGCCCCGACCCCGCGACGCCGTGGGAGGAGTCGATGGGCGCGCTGCGGCAGCTCGTCGACGACGGGCTGGTGCAGCGGGCGGGCATCTCCAACGCCGACGTGGCGCAGATCGACGTCGCCCGCTCGATCGTGGGCCCGGCGCTGGTGAGCGTGCAGAACCAGTTCTCGCCGGGGTGGCGCTCCTCGGCCGGTGAGCTCGCGCACTGCGCCGGGCACGGGCTGGCGTTCATCCCGTGGAGCCCGTTCGGCGGGGTGTCGTCGGCGGGGTCGCTGGGCTCGGCCGCGCCGGCGTTCGCCCGGGTCGCCGACGAGCTGGGCGTGTCGGTGTACCGGGTCACGCTGGCCTGGCACCTGGCGCAGGCCGACGTCGTCGTCCCGATCCCGGGGGCGTCGCGGGCGGCGTCGATCCAGGACTCCGCGGCCGCGACCGGCGTCGAGCTGACCCCGGAGCAGCTGGCCCGCCTCGACGCCGCCTGA
- the ruvX gene encoding Holliday junction resolvase RuvX, whose protein sequence is MHHRTEQIDLRGALPPVRHETAQIDLSGGLAGGLPIPPRPRRQGRRLGVDVGSVRVGVALSDPTGTLASPLETVQRARDESDLDRIAALVAEHEVTEVIVGEPRHLSGASGASAKEARAYSRALAGRIDPVPVHLVDERLSTVSAASSLRANGLDSRQQRGVIDQAAAVVVLQAYLDAQRERP, encoded by the coding sequence GTGCACCACCGCACCGAGCAGATCGACCTGCGCGGCGCCCTGCCCCCGGTGCGGCACGAGACCGCCCAGATCGACCTGTCCGGCGGGCTGGCCGGTGGCCTGCCGATCCCGCCCCGGCCCCGGCGGCAGGGCCGCCGACTGGGGGTCGACGTCGGCAGCGTGCGCGTCGGCGTGGCGCTGTCCGACCCCACCGGCACCCTCGCCAGCCCGCTGGAGACGGTGCAGCGGGCCCGGGACGAGTCCGACCTGGACCGCATCGCCGCCCTCGTGGCCGAACACGAGGTGACAGAGGTGATCGTGGGGGAGCCGAGGCACCTCTCGGGTGCGTCGGGCGCCTCGGCCAAGGAGGCCCGTGCCTACTCTCGGGCGCTCGCCGGGCGCATCGACCCGGTCCCCGTCCACCTCGTCGACGAGAGGCTCTCCACCGTGAGCGCAGCCAGCTCCCTCCGGGCCAACGGCCTGGACAGCCGACAGCAGCGTGGGGTGATCGACCAGGCCGCGGCGGTGGTCGTGCTCCAGGCCTATCTGGACGCCCAGCGGGAGCGCCCGTGA
- a CDS encoding DUF948 domain-containing protein — MSAGEWAGLIAALALVLLVALVAVPILKLGRTLDEATLTIRQAREQSGPILSQASTTVAHVNSNLERVDDITGNAANVSSNVAALTSVVAATLGSPLIKVAAFSYGVRSAARKKREGQAIADAAARDKAERRARRTARRAA, encoded by the coding sequence GTGTCCGCAGGAGAGTGGGCCGGACTGATCGCAGCGCTGGCGCTGGTGCTGCTGGTGGCGCTGGTCGCCGTCCCGATCCTCAAGCTGGGTCGCACGCTGGACGAGGCGACCCTGACCATCCGGCAGGCGCGGGAGCAGAGCGGCCCGATCCTCAGCCAGGCCTCCACGACGGTGGCGCACGTCAACAGCAACCTGGAGCGGGTCGACGACATCACCGGCAACGCCGCGAACGTCTCCAGCAACGTCGCCGCCCTGACCAGCGTCGTGGCGGCCACCCTGGGCAGCCCGCTGATCAAGGTGGCCGCGTTCAGCTACGGCGTGCGCAGCGCGGCCCGCAAGAAGCGCGAGGGCCAGGCGATCGCCGACGCCGCCGCCCGGGACAAGGCCGAGCGCCGCGCGCGCCGCACCGCCCGGCGGGCCGCCTGA
- the alaS gene encoding alanine--tRNA ligase produces the protein MQTAEIRRRFLEHFAARGHTVVPSASLVSPDPSLLFTVAGMVPFIPYLTGREPAPYPRAASVQKCVRTLDIEEVGKTTRHGTFFQMNGNFSFGDYFKAEAIQFAWELVTKRVQDGGLGLDPERIWPTVYLDDDEAFDAWRAYVPAERIQRRGMEDNYWSTGAPGPAGPCSEIHYDRGPDYGPGGGPEADPTGDRYLEIWNLVFMQYERGAGEGKDFPILGELPKKNIDTGLGLERVAFLLQGVDNMYEIDEVAPVLRRAAELAGVRYGADHDSDVRLRVVADHVRSGLMLIGDGVTPGNEGRGYILRRLLRRAVRSMRLLGVEQASLPELLPVSRDAMKASYPELETDFARISAVAYAEEEAFRRTLTSGTALFDTAVRAARAAGTPALSGEQAFALHDTYGFPIDVTLEMAAEQGVGVDEAGFRALMQQQRDRARADARAKRTGSVDVLAYRRLLADHGPTDWRAYDTLRTDSRVLGLVSELTAEDDGPGAPAGPGQVTRVVLDRTPFYAESGGQVADAGHLVWDGGRAEVLDVQRPVRGLVAHQVRVLEGELAEGVPLVAEVDREWRLSACQAHSGTHVVHAALRQVLGPQALQSGSYNRPGYLRLDFAWQGALTPQQRHDIEDVANAAVRADHRVRASYMTLPEAQAIGALALFGETYGEQVRVVEIGGPWSRELCGGTHVAGSAQIGTLALTGESSVGSGSRRVEAVVGLEGFRYLARERDLVRQLGELLRTPTDDVLERVSGMLARLRDVDKELAELRAQQAVAAAGELAAGARDVGGVALVTGAPGGLGGGDLRTLALDVRGRLPGDRPAVVLLASESGGKVALVAALNPVAQERGLSASDVLRAAAPPVGGRGGGRPDVAQGGGTDPAGIPAALAAGEQAVATAAGR, from the coding sequence ATGCAGACCGCCGAGATCCGCCGCCGCTTCCTGGAGCACTTCGCCGCCCGCGGGCACACCGTCGTCCCGAGTGCCTCGCTGGTCTCCCCGGACCCGTCCCTGCTGTTCACCGTGGCCGGCATGGTGCCGTTCATCCCCTACCTGACCGGCCGGGAGCCCGCGCCCTACCCGCGGGCGGCCAGCGTGCAGAAGTGCGTGCGCACCCTCGACATCGAGGAGGTGGGCAAGACCACCCGCCACGGCACGTTCTTCCAGATGAACGGCAACTTCTCCTTCGGCGACTACTTCAAGGCCGAGGCGATCCAGTTCGCCTGGGAGTTGGTCACCAAGCGGGTGCAGGACGGCGGGCTGGGCCTGGATCCCGAACGGATCTGGCCCACCGTCTACCTCGACGACGACGAGGCCTTCGACGCCTGGCGGGCCTACGTCCCGGCGGAGCGCATCCAGCGGCGCGGCATGGAGGACAACTACTGGTCCACCGGCGCCCCCGGCCCGGCCGGGCCCTGCTCGGAGATCCACTACGACCGCGGGCCGGACTACGGCCCCGGAGGTGGTCCGGAGGCCGATCCGACCGGCGACCGCTACCTGGAGATCTGGAACCTGGTCTTCATGCAGTACGAGCGGGGAGCGGGGGAGGGCAAGGACTTCCCGATCCTCGGTGAGCTGCCGAAGAAGAACATCGACACCGGCCTGGGCCTGGAGCGGGTGGCCTTCCTGCTGCAGGGCGTCGACAACATGTACGAGATCGACGAGGTGGCGCCGGTGCTGCGCCGCGCCGCCGAGCTCGCCGGTGTCCGGTACGGCGCCGACCACGACTCCGACGTCCGGCTGCGGGTGGTCGCCGACCACGTGCGCAGCGGGCTGATGCTCATCGGCGACGGCGTCACGCCCGGCAACGAGGGCCGCGGCTACATCCTGCGCCGGCTGTTGCGCCGCGCCGTCCGCTCGATGCGGCTGCTCGGCGTCGAGCAGGCCAGCCTGCCGGAGCTGCTGCCGGTGTCCAGGGACGCGATGAAGGCCAGCTACCCGGAGCTGGAGACGGACTTCGCGCGCATCTCCGCCGTGGCCTACGCCGAAGAGGAGGCCTTCCGCCGCACGCTGACCTCCGGGACGGCGCTGTTCGACACCGCGGTGCGGGCGGCCAGGGCCGCCGGGACGCCGGCGCTGTCCGGCGAGCAGGCGTTCGCGCTGCACGACACCTACGGCTTCCCGATCGACGTGACCCTGGAGATGGCCGCCGAGCAGGGGGTGGGCGTCGACGAGGCCGGCTTCCGCGCGCTCATGCAGCAGCAGCGCGACCGGGCCCGCGCCGACGCGCGCGCCAAGCGCACCGGGTCGGTCGACGTCCTGGCCTACCGCCGGCTGCTGGCCGACCACGGCCCCACCGACTGGCGGGCCTACGACACGCTGCGCACCGACTCCCGCGTCCTCGGCCTGGTCTCGGAGCTGACCGCCGAGGACGACGGCCCCGGCGCGCCGGCCGGTCCCGGCCAGGTCACCCGGGTGGTGCTGGACCGCACGCCGTTCTACGCCGAGTCCGGCGGGCAGGTCGCCGACGCCGGGCACCTGGTCTGGGACGGCGGGCGGGCCGAGGTGCTCGACGTGCAGCGCCCGGTCCGGGGCCTGGTCGCCCACCAGGTGCGGGTGCTGGAGGGGGAGCTGGCCGAGGGGGTGCCGCTGGTCGCCGAGGTCGACCGGGAGTGGCGGCTGTCGGCCTGCCAGGCGCACTCGGGCACCCACGTGGTGCACGCCGCGCTGCGCCAGGTGCTCGGGCCGCAGGCGCTCCAGTCCGGCTCCTACAACCGGCCCGGCTACCTGCGGCTGGACTTCGCCTGGCAGGGCGCGCTCACCCCCCAGCAGCGGCACGACATCGAGGACGTCGCCAACGCCGCCGTCCGCGCCGACCACCGCGTGCGGGCCAGCTACATGACGCTGCCCGAGGCCCAGGCGATCGGCGCGCTGGCGCTGTTCGGCGAGACCTACGGCGAGCAGGTCCGCGTCGTGGAGATCGGCGGGCCCTGGTCCCGGGAGCTGTGCGGCGGCACGCACGTGGCCGGCAGCGCCCAGATCGGCACGCTGGCGCTGACCGGGGAGTCCTCGGTCGGCTCCGGCTCGCGCCGGGTGGAGGCCGTCGTCGGCCTGGAGGGCTTCCGGTACCTGGCCCGCGAGCGCGACCTGGTCCGCCAGCTCGGCGAGCTGCTCCGCACCCCCACCGACGACGTCCTCGAGCGGGTCAGCGGCATGCTCGCCCGGCTGCGCGACGTCGACAAGGAGCTCGCCGAGCTGCGCGCCCAGCAGGCCGTGGCCGCGGCCGGGGAGCTCGCCGCCGGGGCCCGCGACGTCGGCGGGGTCGCCCTGGTCACCGGCGCGCCGGGTGGCCTGGGTGGCGGGGACCTGCGCACCCTGGCCCTCGACGTCCGGGGGCGGTTGCCCGGCGACCGGCCGGCCGTGGTCTTGCTCGCGTCCGAGTCGGGGGGCAAGGTGGCCCTCGTGGCGGCCCTCAACCCGGTCGCCCAGGAGCGCGGGCTGTCCGCCAGCGACGTGCTGCGGGCGGCCGCGCCGCCGGTCGGTGGACGCGGCGGCGGCAGGCCAGACGTGGCCCAGGGGGGCGGCACCGACCCCGCGGGCATCCCAGCGGCCCTGGCGGCCGGCGAACAGGCGGTCGCGACCGCCGCAGGGAGGTGA
- a CDS encoding hemophore-related protein: protein MPISTLSALAGAGLTAVLAIGVPATAAAGTGAAGTGHVPATCPWLDDRRAAVDLLLDHPEVAAVLQELRHLPATERSAQWAAYLEEHPDVSAAVEELRAEVREDVLRWDGTRSGVVRRVVDALAGHPELAALLEELRDTPVGERRQLVREHAAEHPEVRAELRDLARAAHLHRAACRPGG from the coding sequence ATGCCCATCAGCACCCTCTCCGCCCTGGCCGGCGCGGGCCTGACCGCCGTGCTGGCGATCGGCGTCCCCGCCACGGCCGCCGCCGGCACCGGGGCGGCCGGCACCGGTCACGTCCCGGCGACCTGCCCCTGGCTCGACGACCGGCGGGCCGCCGTCGACCTCCTGCTCGACCACCCCGAGGTCGCCGCCGTCCTCCAGGAGCTGCGGCACCTGCCGGCCACGGAGCGGTCCGCGCAGTGGGCCGCGTACCTCGAGGAGCACCCCGACGTCTCCGCCGCCGTCGAGGAGCTGCGCGCGGAGGTCCGGGAGGACGTGCTCCGCTGGGACGGCACCCGGTCCGGCGTCGTCCGCCGGGTCGTCGACGCGCTGGCCGGCCACCCCGAGCTCGCCGCCCTGCTCGAGGAGCTCCGCGACACGCCGGTGGGCGAGCGCCGGCAGCTGGTGCGCGAGCACGCGGCCGAGCACCCCGAGGTGCGGGCCGAGCTGCGGGATCTCGCCCGGGCGGCGCACCTGCACCGCGCGGCGTGCCGGCCCGGCGGCTGA
- the mltG gene encoding endolytic transglycosylase MltG yields the protein MSNPTPPGRRGRHTAPEAPGGVPSAAWLASMPSRPPGEDAWAPAPTPRRRRPDPGVTGPLPGPVAQAGDPARQRPPHPSEPLPDLPPRPSGPWSKLSRRTDEHQDPHDDDATVGVPEVPAVPGPVGTDPHGGRPHAGGDPHDNDPHHGDPHHGDPHGWDDEDATGGLEVLGASGGADRGRDRHHDHLHDDLGGGPGDPPGGSVRPRRRRRPLAVLLTLLVLAGVIGGIVLGGRALLGLVNPASPDYTGQGSGAVEVRVDSGDTLSDIARTLVAEDVIASAGPFVEAAETQPAATGIQPGVYALRSQMSGEAALDLLLDPAARQVTRVTVREGLTVAATLQLVADETGTPLADLQAAAADPAALGLPAYAGGQLEGLLFPATYEVEPGDTPADVLGAMVARADQALDGLQVPEADRRTVLTKASIVQAEAASAEDMARVARVLENRLADGMALQLDTTVNYATGKSGITTTPEDRANPSPYNTYLYPGLPPGPIANPGEQAIAAVLDPAEGDWRFFVVVDPDTGETRFARTAEEHQQNVLLFQQWLREQPGG from the coding sequence GTGAGCAACCCGACCCCGCCCGGCCGGCGGGGTCGGCACACCGCGCCGGAGGCCCCCGGTGGCGTGCCCAGCGCCGCCTGGCTGGCCTCGATGCCCAGTCGCCCGCCCGGTGAGGACGCCTGGGCGCCGGCGCCCACGCCGCGCCGCCGGCGGCCCGACCCCGGCGTGACCGGGCCGCTGCCCGGCCCCGTCGCCCAGGCCGGGGACCCCGCGCGGCAGCGACCGCCGCACCCCTCGGAACCGCTGCCGGACCTGCCGCCGCGCCCCTCCGGGCCCTGGTCGAAGCTGTCCCGCCGGACCGACGAGCACCAGGACCCGCACGACGACGACGCCACGGTGGGTGTCCCCGAGGTCCCCGCCGTCCCCGGCCCGGTCGGCACCGACCCGCACGGCGGGCGTCCCCACGCCGGCGGCGACCCGCACGACAACGACCCACACCACGGCGACCCGCACCACGGCGACCCGCACGGCTGGGACGACGAGGACGCCACCGGCGGGCTGGAGGTGCTCGGCGCCTCCGGTGGCGCCGACCGCGGACGCGACCGGCACCACGACCACCTCCACGACGACCTGGGCGGTGGCCCCGGCGACCCCCCCGGCGGCTCCGTCCGACCGCGGCGCCGGCGCCGCCCACTCGCCGTCCTGCTCACCCTGCTCGTCCTCGCCGGCGTCATCGGCGGCATCGTCCTCGGCGGCCGGGCGCTCCTCGGCCTGGTCAACCCGGCCAGCCCGGACTACACCGGCCAGGGCAGCGGTGCCGTCGAGGTGCGCGTCGACTCCGGCGACACGCTCAGCGACATCGCCCGCACGCTCGTCGCCGAGGACGTCATCGCCTCCGCCGGCCCCTTCGTCGAGGCCGCCGAGACCCAGCCCGCCGCCACCGGCATCCAGCCCGGGGTCTACGCGCTGCGCTCGCAGATGAGCGGCGAGGCCGCCCTGGACCTGCTGCTGGACCCCGCCGCCCGCCAGGTCACCCGGGTCACCGTGCGCGAGGGGCTCACCGTGGCGGCCACCCTGCAGCTGGTCGCCGACGAGACCGGCACGCCCCTGGCCGACCTGCAGGCCGCGGCGGCCGACCCCGCCGCGCTCGGCCTGCCGGCCTACGCCGGCGGGCAGCTCGAGGGCCTGCTGTTCCCGGCGACCTACGAGGTCGAGCCCGGCGACACCCCCGCCGACGTGCTCGGCGCCATGGTGGCCCGCGCCGACCAGGCCCTCGACGGGCTGCAGGTGCCCGAGGCCGACCGCCGAACCGTGCTCACCAAGGCCAGCATCGTGCAGGCCGAGGCCGCCTCGGCCGAGGACATGGCCCGGGTGGCCCGCGTGCTGGAGAACCGGCTCGCCGACGGCATGGCGTTGCAGCTGGACACCACGGTCAACTACGCCACCGGCAAGTCCGGCATCACCACGACACCCGAGGACCGCGCCAACCCCTCGCCGTACAACACCTACCTCTATCCCGGGCTGCCGCCCGGCCCGATCGCCAACCCCGGCGAGCAGGCCATCGCGGCGGTGCTCGACCCGGCCGAGGGGGACTGGCGGTTCTTCGTCGTCGTCGACCCCGACACCGGCGAGACCCGCTTCGCGCGCACCGCGGAGGAGCACCAGCAGAACGTGCTGCTGTTCCAGCAGTGGCTGCGCGAGCAGCCCGGCGGGTGA
- a CDS encoding replication-associated recombination protein A: protein MSSLFDEPVADGGTVDPGAPLAVRMRPRSLDEVVGQTHLLGPRAPLRRLVEADEPMSLVLYGPPGTGKTTLAHVVSLATARQFVQLSALDSGVKEVRAVIAGARRELTYGGRRTVLFIDEVHRFSKTQQDSLLSAVEDRIVSLVAATTENPYFSVVSPLLSRSLVLALQPLDDDDVRAVLHRALTSDRGLAGAVTLTAEAEEHLVRIAGGDARKALTALESGAGAARAAGGDVLNLATLETAVAQAAVRYDRSGDQHYDVASALIKSIRGSDVDAALHYLARMVEAGEDPRFIARRLVIAASEDVGMADPTALQTAVAAADAVAFIGMPAGHFPLAQAVVHLATAPKSNAVTVAIGESVADVRAGRAGPVPPGLRDAHYAGARQLGHGGTYAYPHDSPEGIVPQQYPPDALVGRDYYRPTGRGAEATIGARLAKLRAIVRRRR, encoded by the coding sequence GTGAGTTCGCTGTTCGACGAGCCGGTGGCGGACGGCGGCACCGTCGACCCGGGGGCGCCGCTGGCGGTGCGGATGCGGCCCCGCTCGCTGGACGAGGTCGTCGGCCAGACCCACCTGCTGGGGCCCCGGGCACCGCTGCGCCGGCTGGTGGAGGCCGACGAGCCCATGTCGCTGGTCCTCTACGGCCCGCCGGGCACCGGCAAGACCACGCTCGCGCACGTCGTCTCCCTGGCCACCGCGCGCCAGTTCGTCCAGCTCTCCGCCCTCGACTCCGGGGTCAAGGAGGTCCGCGCGGTCATCGCGGGCGCCAGGCGGGAGCTGACGTACGGCGGCCGGCGCACCGTGCTGTTCATCGACGAGGTGCACCGGTTCTCCAAGACCCAGCAGGACAGCCTGCTCTCGGCGGTCGAGGACCGGATCGTCAGCCTGGTCGCCGCCACCACCGAGAACCCGTACTTCTCCGTGGTGAGCCCGCTGCTGTCCCGCTCCCTGGTGCTGGCGCTGCAGCCGCTGGACGACGACGACGTCCGCGCCGTGCTGCACCGCGCGCTGACCAGCGACCGCGGCCTGGCCGGTGCGGTCACCCTCACCGCCGAGGCCGAAGAGCACCTCGTGCGCATCGCCGGCGGCGACGCGCGCAAGGCGCTGACCGCGCTGGAGTCCGGCGCCGGGGCGGCGCGGGCGGCCGGCGGCGACGTGCTGAACCTGGCCACCCTGGAGACGGCGGTGGCCCAGGCCGCAGTGCGCTACGACCGGTCCGGCGACCAGCACTACGACGTCGCCAGCGCGCTGATCAAGTCCATCCGCGGCAGCGACGTCGACGCCGCGCTGCACTACCTGGCGCGCATGGTCGAGGCCGGGGAGGACCCGCGCTTCATCGCCCGCCGCCTGGTCATCGCCGCCAGCGAGGACGTCGGCATGGCCGACCCGACGGCGCTGCAGACCGCGGTGGCCGCCGCCGACGCGGTCGCCTTCATCGGCATGCCCGCGGGCCACTTCCCCCTGGCGCAGGCCGTCGTCCACCTGGCCACCGCGCCGAAGTCGAACGCGGTCACCGTGGCGATCGGCGAGTCCGTGGCCGACGTCCGCGCCGGGCGGGCCGGCCCGGTGCCGCCCGGCCTGCGCGACGCCCACTACGCCGGTGCCAGGCAGCTCGGGCACGGCGGCACCTACGCCTACCCGCACGACTCCCCCGAGGGGATCGTGCCGCAGCAGTACCCGCCCGACGCCCTGGTCGGGCGGGACTACTACCGGCCCACCGGCCGGGGCGCGGAGGCCACGATCGGCGCCCGGCTGGCGAAGCTGCGCGCGATCGTCCGACGCAGGCGGTGA